A genomic stretch from Brassica rapa cultivar Chiifu-401-42 unplaced genomic scaffold, CAAS_Brap_v3.01 Scaffold0640, whole genome shotgun sequence includes:
- the LOC103843822 gene encoding uncharacterized protein LOC103843822 has product MASIVMFFRALMSCRLTPKEEPESAVTSLSTLKLYRNVAGDENTTRTSISVVDASHGIDNHEFTIETTGGINDMDERFYWIIVKNHLFL; this is encoded by the coding sequence ATGGCGTCGATAGTGATGTTCTTTAGAGCCCTCATGAGTTGCCGTCTTACGCCCAAAGAGGAGCCAGAGTCGGCGGTGACTTCTTTGTCAACGTTGAAACTTTACAGAAATGTCGCCGGAGACGAGAACACGACGAGAACGAGTATTTCGGTCGTTGACGCATCGCATGGCATCGATAATCACGAGTTTACTATCGAAACTACGGGTGGGATCAACGATATGGATGAAAGGTTTTATTGGATCATCGTCAAGAATCACTTGTTCTTGTAA